The genomic stretch CCACGCGGTCCAGCCTTCCGATGCACCGAGAGCGGTCATTCGGCAATCCATTGGTCAACCACCAGGCGTACCCGGTCCTCGCCACGACGGGTCTCCACTTTCCCCGGCAGGGCGAGCCCATCGGCACCACCCCGCCAGCCGTCGTACTCGACCGTCCACCCCCCCTGCTCGATCCGCCGCGGCAACAGATCCACGCCGTATTCGATCCGCGCCGGGCCAAGCCCGGGCAGCGTGGCGGCGGCGCCACGCACCCAGCAGCCGAGCGCCGCCACCGGGATATCCCAGCCGGTCGCTTCGCGCAGCAGCCGCGCCGGGTCGGGGTCGCGCAGCGGGGCGTCGGCGACGCCCTGCAGCGCGGCGCCGCCGGCATCGACCTCCAGGGTCCAGCTCTGCCGCGTCACCGGCGCCGACAACTGGAGGCGCTGCACACCCGCCGCCTGCGTCCACTCGATCCGGCCACTGCCGCCCTGCCTGCCGTTGGACAGGGCCACCCTGCCAACCAGCGACCAGGCCGGCGCAGCGCAATCCCCGTCCGCCAGTCCCAGCGCGCCGATCCGCACGCGCTGGGCGGCCTCGCCTGCGGCAGCATCACCACTCGCCGGCGGGGGCAGCGATGCGCAGCCCGCCAGCAGCAGACCCGGCAGGGCGCAGGCCGCCCACTTCACGCGCCGGTCTCCTGAAGTGCGCGCTGCAGCGACCGGTTGTCGGGATCGAGGCGGCGCGCGTCATCGAAATACTTGCGCGCCTCGTCCCGGCGCCCAAGCACCCACAGCACCTGGCCAAGGTGGCTGGCGATGTCCGGGTCCTGTTGCAGCGCATAGGCATGACGCAGGTGATCCAGCGCCTGGCGCGGCTTACCCAGCCGGAACAGCACCCAACCATAGCTGTCGATGATGGCGGCGTTGCCCGGTTCGGCCACGCGCGCGCGGTCGATCAGCTCCAGCGCCTCGCGGTAGCGGTCGGTGCGATCGGCGAGCGTGTAGCCCAGCGCGTTGAGCGCGGCGACGTTGTCCGGCTCGATCACCAGCAGGCGACGCAGATCCGCCTCGGCCTTGCCGATCTGGTCGAGCCGCTCCCACATCAGCCCGCGCGCATACAGCAGCGCCGACTCATCCGGAAACGCCGCCAGCCCACGTGCGTAGGCATCCTGCTCGCCATTGGCGTCCTTGGCCTTCTGGCGCAATTCCGCCTCCAGCAGATAGCCATCGCGCCGCTCGTCCTCGGCCAGCGCGGCGTCGGCCTGGATGGCATGCAGCGCGTCGTAGGCCTGCTGCGAGCGCCCCATCGCGTGCAGCACGCCGGCGGCGCGCAGGCGGGCTGCACCCTGCATCCGCTCGCCGGGCACCTTGGCGTACCACTCCAGCGCCTCGTCGTAGCGCTCCAGCAGCTCGGCCAGCTGTCCCAGCAGCAGCCGGCGCATCGGATTGGGGGTGGTCGCGCCGCGCTTGAGTTCTTCGTACAGCCCAGTCAACCCGGTCTTGTCACCGGCCTTGTCCAGCAGCGCGG from Thermomonas sp. XSG encodes the following:
- the lolB gene encoding lipoprotein insertase outer membrane protein LolB; protein product: MKWAACALPGLLLAGCASLPPPASGDAAAGEAAQRVRIGALGLADGDCAAPAWSLVGRVALSNGRQGGSGRIEWTQAAGVQRLQLSAPVTRQSWTLEVDAGGAALQGVADAPLRDPDPARLLREATGWDIPVAALGCWVRGAAATLPGLGPARIEYGVDLLPRRIEQGGWTVEYDGWRGGADGLALPGKVETRRGEDRVRLVVDQWIAE
- a CDS encoding tetratricopeptide repeat protein; its protein translation is MSNPQRSGSRTFPLAALLAAALAFTGAVAGNPVAAQARVDPLEASLAGEFALQGGLLPEAARHYLDAARAAQDPVLAERATRIALLADEDALAREAYDTWQTLAPQASLEARMVAASLALRAGDKRAARRELRALLAEPDGWRPALTALVGAVGRQQSLVVTMLEEIVSRDALPHQLQAWLGFGGLAQRLEQPKLVDHIVQRVVTLFPGEPRVALLRAQLLREGGKLEEARAALAALGEPAQLPPSLRWALAGEYDALGDAGKAAQVLAAGAQDEAAYARRAALLDKAGDKTGLTGLYEELKRGATTPNPMRRLLLGQLAELLERYDEALEWYAKVPGERMQGAARLRAAGVLHAMGRSQQAYDALHAIQADAALAEDERRDGYLLEAELRQKAKDANGEQDAYARGLAAFPDESALLYARGLMWERLDQIGKAEADLRRLLVIEPDNVAALNALGYTLADRTDRYREALELIDRARVAEPGNAAIIDSYGWVLFRLGKPRQALDHLRHAYALQQDPDIASHLGQVLWVLGRRDEARKYFDDARRLDPDNRSLQRALQETGA